Proteins found in one Deinococcus roseus genomic segment:
- a CDS encoding IS630 family transposase: MSAMTWHPSRLTRSQLEERRLAFAAYLQQHPQPCQMVCQHFKISKSTFYLWRKQLNHAGIEGLKSRKASGRPRRLSKEQETELGGCLQDNPVKHGFSDATWTGPRVRDWIGLRFGVWYHPDHVSRVLRRLGFSHQKPEKRAIERNQSQIQQWIAETIPEIKKEIQSGTTLVFLDEAGFSMKTTTRKTWATRGKTPLIPACTNWEKLSVVGGLTSSGKFYQHTVQGACKGEKIAQFLRHLLKQVPGKLIVVLDNAGIHKGKAVQEVLKSTDPLSLRFLPPYAPELNPIEWIWAWVKSNRLGNKLSRSLQELKDRLRLAWQQVRRMDLQAFNRSGTWSDK, encoded by the coding sequence ATGTCTGCCATGACCTGGCACCCTTCCCGTCTGACACGGTCTCAATTGGAAGAGAGGCGTCTGGCCTTCGCTGCATATCTCCAGCAGCACCCACAACCTTGCCAGATGGTCTGCCAACACTTCAAAATCAGCAAATCCACGTTCTACCTGTGGAGAAAGCAGCTCAACCACGCAGGTATTGAGGGTCTGAAATCCAGAAAAGCATCGGGACGGCCTCGTCGCCTGTCAAAAGAGCAAGAAACAGAGCTGGGAGGGTGCTTACAGGACAATCCCGTCAAACACGGTTTTTCAGATGCTACCTGGACGGGTCCCAGGGTCAGAGACTGGATTGGCCTGCGTTTTGGGGTGTGGTACCATCCGGACCATGTGAGCCGGGTGCTGCGGAGGCTGGGCTTCTCCCACCAGAAACCCGAAAAACGGGCTATCGAACGCAATCAGAGTCAGATTCAACAATGGATCGCAGAGACCATTCCAGAAATCAAAAAGGAAATCCAGTCTGGAACAACCCTGGTCTTTCTGGATGAAGCTGGTTTCAGCATGAAAACCACCACCCGCAAAACCTGGGCCACCCGTGGGAAAACGCCTTTGATTCCTGCTTGCACCAACTGGGAAAAACTCTCTGTGGTCGGTGGCCTGACCAGCAGTGGAAAGTTCTATCAACACACGGTGCAGGGTGCCTGCAAGGGTGAAAAGATTGCTCAGTTTCTTAGACACCTGCTGAAACAGGTTCCTGGAAAGCTGATTGTTGTGCTGGACAATGCTGGCATCCATAAAGGTAAAGCAGTACAGGAGGTCCTAAAATCTACCGACCCACTTTCCCTGCGGTTTTTGCCACCTTACGCACCGGAACTCAACCCGATTGAGTGGATTTGGGCATGGGTGAAAAGCAATCGGCTGGGCAACAAGCTGTCCAGATCTTTGCAGGAACTGAAAGACAGACTCCGTCTGGCCTGGCAGCAGGTCAGGCGGATGGACTTGCAGGCTTTTAACAGGTCAGGCACATGGTCTGACAAATAA
- a CDS encoding substrate-binding and GGDEF domain-containing protein, whose protein sequence is MTFLHERVAVLADHLYSYQISVLKGILTRFSAMGTSAQVYLGREISPHLHANQLYDLIDQEQHQGRVLLLHALSSHLGQQDWQDFLARKPLPTVSVTTRIADVPTVTVNNPVGIHNMMDHLIETRGYQRFVFLRGWPTNQEAIEREQAFRESLERHHLDPANALFVDGDFSAVKALLEMRKLLHLRQDFECVVCANDEMALSAVLALREHHLRVPGDVAVVGFDDTPSAVLAVPPLTTVRQPWFEQGMQAAELLHALIQGESVPAELDLPTELRVRQSCGTPAQMPQEENPLYKQLEILFLAAAADAEQLGAFLKIWEGVLPIQLQDQLKLQAWRNWLEGVYRRVQSGACPLPHLEQVYGQAQRMLLDALSIALSSASLQHTLGARHAAHLNVVAQPSMIELMLNVRTYLEELGIQGGRIVLYERSGPEIPLLGRLVLMQEQDLEDQGLFPVKQLLPDFLQHELDHGHRLVFPLVVGDQHYGLFICRIHEDTLQDETPLQSIAHAVHLVARVEEQKRSVQELELQVEARTRQLRQEISERLGAEEQLKAAHAALQVSSQLDGLTGLFNRAVLDDLLQRVLMEHQITHQPVSLLMLDVDHFKQYNDCYGHRQGDVCLKQVAQGLRSTVRDSRDIVARYGGEEFAVVLPGTGQDGAERAAKRILQAIEQLGLPHEKSLVASHVTVSIGIHTLQDSPLGVDEWVEGADQALYRAKHSGRNGYQVFKAEG, encoded by the coding sequence ATGACATTTCTTCATGAACGGGTGGCGGTGCTGGCAGACCACCTCTACAGCTATCAGATTTCTGTGCTGAAGGGCATTCTGACCCGGTTCAGTGCCATGGGCACCTCTGCCCAGGTGTATCTGGGTCGGGAGATTTCTCCGCACCTGCACGCCAACCAGCTGTACGACCTGATCGATCAGGAACAGCACCAGGGGCGGGTGCTGCTGCTGCATGCCCTCAGCAGCCACCTGGGACAGCAGGACTGGCAGGATTTTCTGGCCCGGAAACCCCTGCCCACCGTCAGTGTCACCACCCGCATTGCAGATGTACCCACCGTCACGGTGAACAACCCGGTGGGGATCCACAACATGATGGATCACCTGATTGAGACGCGGGGATACCAGCGGTTTGTGTTTCTGCGGGGCTGGCCCACCAACCAGGAGGCCATTGAAAGAGAACAGGCCTTCCGGGAAAGCCTGGAACGGCACCACCTTGACCCGGCAAATGCCCTGTTTGTGGATGGGGATTTTTCTGCCGTCAAGGCCCTGCTGGAGATGCGCAAACTCCTGCACCTCAGACAGGACTTTGAGTGTGTGGTGTGCGCCAACGATGAAATGGCCCTGTCTGCCGTGCTGGCTTTGCGGGAACACCACCTGCGGGTTCCGGGGGATGTGGCGGTGGTGGGGTTTGATGACACCCCCTCGGCGGTGCTGGCGGTGCCTCCCCTCACCACGGTCCGGCAACCCTGGTTTGAGCAGGGCATGCAGGCCGCAGAACTCCTGCATGCCCTGATTCAGGGGGAAAGTGTTCCAGCAGAACTGGATTTGCCCACGGAATTGCGGGTGCGCCAGTCCTGCGGCACCCCGGCCCAGATGCCCCAGGAGGAAAATCCCCTGTACAAACAGCTGGAAATCCTGTTTCTGGCTGCAGCAGCGGATGCTGAGCAACTGGGGGCCTTCCTGAAAATCTGGGAGGGGGTGCTGCCCATCCAGTTGCAGGACCAGTTGAAACTGCAAGCCTGGAGGAACTGGCTGGAAGGGGTGTACCGGCGCGTCCAGTCCGGTGCCTGCCCACTGCCGCATCTGGAACAGGTGTATGGGCAGGCCCAGCGGATGCTGCTGGACGCCCTGAGCATTGCCCTGTCCAGTGCCAGCCTGCAGCACACCCTGGGGGCCCGCCATGCTGCACACCTCAATGTGGTGGCGCAGCCTTCCATGATTGAGCTGATGCTCAATGTGCGCACCTACCTGGAAGAACTGGGCATTCAGGGGGGCAGGATCGTGCTTTACGAGCGGTCTGGCCCGGAGATTCCTTTGCTGGGCAGGCTGGTTCTGATGCAGGAACAGGACCTGGAAGACCAGGGGCTTTTCCCGGTGAAACAGTTGCTTCCTGACTTTTTGCAGCATGAACTGGACCACGGGCACCGTCTGGTGTTCCCGCTGGTGGTGGGAGACCAGCACTACGGGCTCTTCATCTGCCGCATCCATGAAGACACCTTGCAGGATGAAACCCCCCTGCAGAGCATTGCCCACGCCGTGCATCTGGTGGCGAGGGTGGAAGAGCAGAAACGCAGCGTGCAGGAGCTGGAACTGCAGGTGGAGGCCCGCACCAGGCAGCTCCGGCAGGAAATCTCAGAAAGGCTGGGGGCAGAAGAGCAACTGAAGGCCGCCCACGCCGCCCTGCAGGTCTCTTCCCAGCTCGATGGCCTGACCGGACTGTTCAACCGGGCCGTGCTGGACGATCTGTTGCAGCGCGTTCTGATGGAGCACCAGATCACCCATCAGCCTGTCTCCCTGTTGATGCTGGATGTGGACCATTTCAAGCAGTACAACGATTGCTACGGGCACCGCCAGGGGGATGTGTGCCTGAAGCAGGTGGCTCAGGGTCTGCGCAGCACCGTGCGGGACAGCCGGGACATTGTGGCCCGGTATGGCGGGGAAGAATTTGCGGTGGTGCTGCCTGGCACCGGACAGGATGGTGCAGAGCGGGCAGCAAAACGCATCCTGCAGGCCATTGAGCAGCTGGGGTTGCCCCATGAAAAATCCCTGGTGGCCAGCCACGTGACCGTCAGCATTGGCATCCACACCCTGCAGGACAGCCCACTGGGTGTGGATGAATGGGTGGAAGGTGCAGATCAGGCCCTTTACCGTGCCAAGCACAGCGGTCGCAATGGGTATCAGGTGTTCAAAGCAGAAGGCTGA
- a CDS encoding DUF6326 family protein has protein sequence MKPIERQTVLSTLWIFAILNYLYADVLGLMDGPLLKQYLSGTINGITVTPGFLFLSGVLMEIAIVMVPVSRLVPAGPWNRWLNVGAALIHTLAVAGSLFVGPKAYYVFFASIEIMTTLAILVLAWSWKTAPSMPHNQPSALNT, from the coding sequence ATGAAACCCATTGAACGGCAAACCGTGCTGTCCACCCTGTGGATTTTCGCCATTCTGAACTACCTTTATGCCGATGTGCTGGGCCTGATGGATGGCCCCCTGCTCAAACAGTACCTCTCTGGAACCATCAACGGCATCACCGTTACGCCGGGCTTTCTGTTTCTGTCAGGGGTTCTGATGGAAATTGCCATTGTGATGGTTCCGGTGTCCCGACTCGTTCCTGCAGGTCCCTGGAACCGCTGGCTCAACGTGGGTGCCGCCCTGATTCACACCCTTGCTGTGGCAGGTTCACTCTTTGTGGGACCCAAAGCCTATTATGTTTTCTTTGCCAGCATAGAGATCATGACCACGCTGGCCATTCTGGTGCTGGCCTGGAGCTGGAAAACGGCCCCCTCAATGCCGCACAATCAGCCTTCTGCTTTGAACACCTGA
- a CDS encoding TolC family protein, which yields MRFARPIPLLLTLGLMQAHAAPFSLGEALKQLPTTAVWQNLNLAAEKAHQNLKAAQAATQWTVNASGNYSLNTSDFSSLNQSGSVGVSASAAVLPWASAFQTISTSEQNLTQTLLEVQTQQNTLLMKATQGYFTLALNQLKIEVARKNQILLEAQLAVSEQQRTQGTTSAESLLQARQKALEARAAVLTAESNLNLAREELLTSTGMAFPDGEYSTDTTLNVQTHSLQQWQTLALQNRNDLQKAALAVTQAQQNLQQAQQNKKLPDVTLNTTASYSDLSVGAGLNLKTGVGSLQSSYSFGSNSSGGVKFSLSASIPLLDPASEASLGTLALNVKSAQNALDTAINNATLEIKQRYAQLENTTAQVQNNQMALSLAEEHLKGVQARVKAGLSTALDEQSAQLSLDNARLNLKTSQSSLTSAQLELLISAGQTLEGVTP from the coding sequence GTGCGCTTTGCCCGACCCATCCCCTTGCTGCTCACCCTTGGACTCATGCAGGCCCACGCTGCACCCTTCTCACTGGGTGAAGCCCTGAAGCAGCTGCCCACCACAGCAGTGTGGCAGAATCTGAACCTTGCCGCAGAAAAAGCCCATCAGAACCTGAAAGCAGCCCAGGCCGCCACCCAGTGGACTGTCAACGCTTCAGGAAATTACAGCCTGAACACCAGTGATTTTTCCAGCCTGAACCAGAGCGGCTCGGTGGGCGTCAGCGCCTCCGCAGCCGTGCTGCCCTGGGCCAGCGCTTTTCAGACCATCAGCACCAGCGAACAGAACCTGACACAAACTTTGCTGGAGGTGCAAACCCAGCAGAACACCCTGCTGATGAAAGCCACCCAGGGGTATTTCACGCTGGCCCTGAACCAGCTGAAAATCGAAGTGGCCCGCAAGAACCAGATTCTGCTGGAGGCACAACTGGCCGTCAGTGAGCAGCAGCGTACTCAGGGGACCACCAGTGCAGAATCCCTGCTGCAGGCCCGGCAAAAAGCTTTGGAGGCCAGAGCCGCCGTGCTCACCGCAGAAAGCAACCTCAATCTGGCCCGCGAAGAACTGCTGACCAGCACCGGAATGGCTTTCCCAGACGGGGAATACAGCACAGACACCACCCTGAATGTTCAGACCCACAGCCTGCAACAATGGCAAACCCTGGCCCTGCAAAACCGCAACGACCTGCAAAAAGCCGCGCTGGCCGTCACCCAGGCCCAGCAAAACCTGCAACAGGCCCAGCAAAACAAAAAACTGCCCGATGTCACCCTGAACACCACCGCCAGTTACAGCGACCTGAGCGTGGGTGCTGGCCTCAACCTGAAAACCGGAGTCGGAAGCCTGCAAAGCAGTTACAGCTTCGGGTCAAACAGCAGCGGAGGGGTGAAGTTCTCCCTTTCGGCCAGCATTCCGCTGCTGGACCCGGCCAGTGAGGCGAGTCTGGGCACCCTGGCCCTGAACGTCAAATCTGCCCAGAATGCGCTGGACACCGCCATCAACAACGCCACCCTGGAGATCAAACAGCGCTACGCCCAGCTGGAAAACACCACAGCACAGGTGCAGAACAACCAGATGGCCCTTTCCCTTGCGGAAGAACACCTGAAAGGGGTGCAGGCACGGGTCAAAGCAGGCCTGAGCACCGCCCTGGATGAACAATCTGCCCAGCTTTCTCTGGACAATGCCCGGCTCAACCTCAAAACCAGCCAATCCAGCCTGACCAGCGCCCAGCTTGAATTGCTCATCAGCGCAGGCCAGACCCTTGAAGGAGTGACCCCATGA